In Pedobacter africanus, a single window of DNA contains:
- a CDS encoding ATP-binding protein, translated as MSNEIHEINFEEAIPSPEFLIKSIAEQGYSLETAIADLMDNSISANADHIEVLVDPDQEPFTLFIADNGDGMNEKELKKSMQFPSSSLEEDRNKNDLGRFGLGLKTASFSQTRRFTVLSRKKGDRNYCGRTWDVNYLQKCGAWKIIVNNESEIKTLLNSYSLLSRRFNNSFENFSANTIIIWQGLYKFEEFLNTSEVKRSSLKDQISAITSEHLSIVFHRFLERKNDPLTIRVNNRAITPFNPFPTDESDFRSIDNKQTGLRNDVVKLEGFVLPSRSIDESKEYSSVWTTPSKGLMDLEGIYVYRADRIIVFGGWNDITRKTPTLRLARLRVEVGNKVDNLFHLNVAKSKIIVPFDIRTAFIRYVAELKVEAEREYNNRGIRRFAKKGKGNYYSLFEKNATDKGLLIEINSEFPLLSSLRAELTAEQNAKLNFMLKIATTTINNTRRVQDQRPMSTIEEDKNLSHADIATSVRHLQAAGVPDAYIRDTILPELGFSATGNNPVIEDLFK; from the coding sequence ATGTCAAATGAAATACACGAGATAAATTTTGAAGAGGCAATCCCTTCACCAGAATTTTTAATCAAATCCATAGCCGAACAGGGCTACAGCCTGGAGACTGCCATTGCTGACCTAATGGATAACTCAATATCAGCAAATGCTGATCACATAGAAGTTCTGGTAGATCCGGATCAGGAGCCGTTTACACTTTTTATTGCTGACAATGGAGATGGGATGAACGAAAAAGAGTTAAAAAAAAGTATGCAATTTCCAAGCTCGTCTCTGGAGGAGGACAGGAATAAAAATGATTTGGGAAGATTTGGGCTTGGATTAAAAACCGCTTCGTTTTCACAGACTCGAAGATTTACCGTTTTATCAAGAAAGAAAGGTGACAGAAATTATTGTGGTAGAACCTGGGATGTAAATTATCTACAAAAATGCGGTGCCTGGAAAATAATTGTAAATAATGAAAGCGAAATAAAGACCCTTCTTAATTCATATAGTCTTTTGAGTAGGAGGTTTAATAATAGCTTTGAAAATTTTTCTGCTAACACGATAATTATATGGCAGGGACTATATAAATTTGAGGAATTTTTAAATACCAGTGAAGTGAAAAGATCCAGTCTTAAGGACCAGATCAGTGCTATAACTTCAGAACACTTATCTATTGTTTTTCATAGGTTTCTTGAGAGAAAAAACGACCCTCTTACAATTAGAGTTAACAATCGTGCAATCACCCCCTTCAATCCATTCCCCACAGATGAGTCTGATTTCCGGTCAATTGATAATAAGCAGACAGGACTTCGTAATGATGTGGTTAAGCTTGAGGGTTTTGTACTCCCCTCCAGGAGTATCGATGAAAGTAAGGAATACAGTTCAGTATGGACTACCCCCTCAAAGGGCCTTATGGATCTTGAAGGCATTTACGTTTACCGCGCTGACCGGATTATCGTATTTGGAGGCTGGAACGATATTACAAGAAAGACGCCAACGTTAAGGCTTGCGCGTTTGAGGGTTGAGGTAGGCAACAAGGTAGATAACCTTTTTCATCTCAATGTGGCTAAATCAAAGATTATTGTTCCCTTTGACATCCGAACTGCATTTATCCGCTATGTGGCAGAACTTAAGGTGGAAGCGGAAAGGGAGTATAATAACCGGGGCATAAGGCGATTTGCGAAAAAAGGAAAGGGCAACTATTACTCACTCTTTGAAAAAAATGCAACAGACAAGGGCCTGCTGATTGAAATCAATTCCGAATTCCCTCTTTTGAGCAGTCTCAGAGCTGAACTGACAGCAGAACAGAACGCCAAACTGAACTTTATGCTCAAGATCGCTACCACGACCATCAACAATACTCGTAGAGTACAGGATCAGAGGCCGATGAGCACAATTGAGGAAGATAAGAATCTTAGCCACGCCGATATTGCGACATCTGTCCGTCACCTGCAAGCGGCCGGAGTTCCAGATGCATATATCAGGGACACGATACTGCCAGAGCTAGGATTTAGTGCAACAGGCAACAATCCGGTGATAGAAGACCTATTCAAATAA
- a CDS encoding Z1 domain-containing protein: protein MNQRFYTDKIIELLDNELQELRARNEPLTRAFFDNPEIQEQIKNQVKAIASIFKHAVPSDEHFREYYILALNEFKGNNATDILPSISLTKSKNKTWLSEERAAQIDWHYSERYFRYLKSLGRSQKIIAEARRSSLEVLKKIGDPEADNAFYIKGMVFGSVQSGKTTNFNAVINGAIDLGYPLIIVLSGIMEDLRVQTQLRVEDEVVGYGVIDVEKGNFGFKGVGEIKKFGELGDNAIKQIMIPTSQHADFNINIKRTEFAINHKNVLVCKKNSRVLANLVLWLSDQLAEGQNKHDIPFLLIDDEADNASLNNMGHKGKEYATTINGNIRALLGLFKRKTYLGYTATPFANVLQDRNETPLTKWPISYKEAGVTREKRFDLVDNLAPDDFVELLFPPSIYVGAKHFFETRLSEINKIEPLISPPVNDYHNSFPSRVFKDTEQAAKPGEKDTRASKKTDIFPRFLPESLKDAIRCFVISTALRLSRRPEMVSSKLYQPHNSMLIHISRFTLWQNRTKELVKTFVEELTTRLNTELPDGKESVYAELELTWIRHYAHIVQNIKSYLPDDYEDDFLTPKDYHKDIRSNLLTAITGIQVVAINSDNTSDALVYNKKSEKKYIAIGGNKLSRGFTLEGLTINYFIRNTDFADTLLQMGRWFGYRPGYLDCCKLFTTSANIHKFDTVSVTVEELEETFKEINKKDGRPKDFEIRVRDNPKVIKLTRNSILKNAESINVNYSMGMEQSTKFWINKNAIETAWTGFVEHIKRLKWEEDKTKDVFFHSTDAAGLFAFLELQNTFYDFDLPGVREYIELCNANGKLVSWKIGIRKNSGAREVVLLASSKSGLPGNINLTIRRGPREQASGRYDFLENNIFRVSDKSAQIITSGSDFGLTLNDDQMVEVKKKFLARREAGSATNIPDKDYRLAMNDQEGTLMIYLIDTKHVFTSPDGADKELEARAVELGIDTTIPLFGYALGFPEIKGDFGGNYVRVKQPDPITPEEGEEEEDEFPEELLEG from the coding sequence ATGAACCAAAGATTTTATACTGATAAGATTATAGAGCTCCTTGATAATGAACTTCAGGAGCTTCGGGCCAGGAACGAACCATTGACCAGAGCTTTTTTTGATAATCCTGAAATCCAGGAACAGATAAAAAATCAGGTTAAAGCTATTGCAAGTATTTTCAAGCATGCCGTTCCCAGTGATGAACATTTTAGAGAGTATTATATCCTTGCCCTAAATGAATTCAAGGGCAACAATGCCACGGATATCCTCCCAAGTATCTCTCTGACCAAATCAAAGAACAAGACCTGGTTGAGTGAGGAGAGGGCAGCACAGATCGACTGGCATTACTCGGAACGTTATTTCAGATATCTCAAAAGTCTGGGCCGATCGCAGAAGATCATTGCCGAAGCCAGGCGCTCATCCTTGGAGGTACTTAAAAAGATTGGGGATCCGGAGGCTGATAATGCCTTTTACATCAAGGGTATGGTCTTCGGAAGCGTGCAGTCGGGAAAGACCACGAACTTCAATGCTGTGATCAATGGCGCGATAGACCTTGGCTACCCTCTCATCATTGTTCTCTCAGGAATTATGGAGGACCTTCGTGTACAGACCCAGCTTCGCGTCGAGGATGAGGTAGTCGGTTATGGGGTCATCGATGTAGAAAAGGGAAACTTTGGATTTAAAGGCGTAGGTGAGATCAAAAAGTTTGGGGAATTGGGGGACAATGCGATCAAACAGATCATGATTCCGACCTCACAGCACGCCGACTTCAATATCAACATCAAGCGTACAGAGTTTGCCATCAACCATAAGAACGTATTGGTCTGTAAAAAGAACAGTCGGGTGTTAGCGAACCTGGTTCTTTGGCTCAGCGATCAGCTGGCGGAGGGACAAAACAAACACGACATTCCCTTTTTACTGATCGACGACGAGGCCGATAATGCCTCACTGAATAATATGGGTCATAAGGGAAAAGAATATGCAACGACCATCAATGGGAATATCAGAGCCTTGCTCGGCCTCTTTAAACGGAAGACCTACCTTGGATATACTGCCACCCCTTTTGCTAATGTGCTTCAGGATCGTAACGAAACACCCCTTACCAAATGGCCAATCAGCTATAAGGAGGCGGGCGTAACCAGGGAAAAGAGATTTGACCTCGTTGACAATCTGGCCCCTGATGATTTCGTTGAACTACTATTTCCACCATCAATATATGTGGGCGCCAAGCATTTCTTTGAAACGAGATTGAGCGAGATCAATAAGATCGAGCCACTCATTTCCCCACCGGTAAATGATTACCACAACAGCTTTCCAAGTAGAGTATTTAAGGATACCGAGCAAGCGGCTAAACCAGGAGAGAAGGATACACGTGCATCGAAAAAAACAGATATATTTCCCCGGTTTCTTCCGGAATCACTGAAAGATGCAATCAGATGCTTTGTGATTTCCACGGCATTGCGTTTGAGCCGCCGTCCGGAGATGGTCAGCTCCAAGCTATACCAGCCACACAACTCCATGCTGATACATATCTCCAGATTCACCCTTTGGCAGAATAGAACAAAGGAGCTTGTTAAAACCTTCGTAGAGGAACTTACTACTAGGCTTAATACAGAGCTTCCAGATGGAAAGGAGTCTGTATATGCCGAACTGGAGTTGACCTGGATCAGGCACTATGCCCATATTGTCCAGAATATCAAAAGCTATTTACCTGATGACTATGAGGATGACTTTCTCACACCAAAGGATTATCACAAGGACATCCGGTCAAATCTGCTAACAGCTATCACCGGCATCCAGGTGGTGGCGATTAACAGTGATAATACAAGTGATGCGCTTGTTTATAACAAGAAGTCCGAGAAGAAATATATTGCAATCGGTGGAAACAAACTATCCCGTGGATTTACTTTGGAAGGCCTTACGATCAACTATTTCATCCGTAATACCGATTTCGCCGATACCCTGCTCCAAATGGGACGGTGGTTTGGCTATCGACCAGGATACCTGGATTGCTGCAAGCTCTTCACTACCTCTGCCAATATCCATAAGTTCGATACCGTCTCGGTGACGGTCGAAGAACTTGAGGAGACCTTTAAGGAGATCAACAAAAAGGATGGTCGCCCTAAGGATTTTGAGATCCGGGTCCGCGATAACCCAAAGGTCATCAAGTTAACACGGAACTCCATCCTCAAGAATGCGGAGTCCATCAACGTGAACTATAGCATGGGGATGGAACAGTCTACTAAATTCTGGATCAACAAGAATGCAATAGAGACTGCCTGGACTGGATTTGTAGAGCACATTAAACGCCTAAAGTGGGAAGAGGATAAGACAAAGGACGTCTTTTTTCATTCTACGGACGCCGCCGGACTATTTGCATTTCTGGAATTACAGAATACATTTTATGATTTTGATCTGCCTGGCGTGCGGGAATACATTGAACTCTGTAACGCCAACGGTAAGCTTGTCAGCTGGAAGATTGGCATCCGCAAGAATAGCGGTGCGAGAGAAGTGGTGCTACTCGCCAGTTCTAAATCTGGGCTTCCGGGTAACATCAATCTGACAATCAGGAGAGGGCCGCGCGAACAGGCTAGTGGTCGATATGACTTTCTGGAAAACAATATCTTTCGGGTATCAGACAAGTCTGCCCAGATCATCACCTCGGGAAGCGATTTCGGCCTAACCCTTAATGATGACCAGATGGTTGAGGTGAAAAAGAAGTTTCTTGCTAGGCGGGAGGCGGGGAGTGCTACCAACATCCCAGACAAAGACTATCGTCTGGCTATGAACGACCAGGAGGGTACGCTAATGATCTACCTGATCGATACTAAGCACGTTTTTACCTCACCAGACGGTGCGGACAAGGAACTCGAAGCAAGAGCGGTAGAACTCGGGATTGATACCACCATCCCATTATTTGGATACGCCCTGGGATTTCCTGAAATCAAGGGTGACTTCGGTGGTAATTATGTACGCGTAAAACAGCCAGATCCTATTACCCCAGAAGAAGGTGAAGAGGAAGAAGATGAATTTCCGGAGGAATTATTGGAGGGATAA
- a CDS encoding DNA cytosine methyltransferase, which yields MSFPIIDLFAGPGGLAEGFSSLTDADRERVFKIKLSIEKDYYAHQTLTLRSFVRQFPLGELPGEYYDFLEGKIEIDSLYKKFPEEYHEASNEAWLATLGQTPETEIDQRITNLVGNEEHWVLIGGPPCQAYSSAGRSRVGGIHKDDHRVYLYKEYLRIIARHHPAVFVMENVEGLLSAKLDGEKIFGWILRDLRDPASVFGDHNSPGYRIYSLVTDDVQNDVDYLIKAEDYGVPQKRHRVILLGVRENILTRPGILTPTDEVGLRSIIGMLPKIRSGMNRTFTHSVLVPKEDGGLKKKRFYTKAEDSPGNWAELTSNIRTEIGKLLNVEADVDPAVIPLNIGSAYLPCNQQLINPGHPLASWYSDSKMTGVTQHESRGHLTQDLKRYLFAALFTVKFNKFPKMKDYKLFDEELLPDHDSADSGNFTDRFRVQVPDRPATTVTSHISKDGHYFIHYDHIQCRSLTVREAARIQTFPDNYWFCGGRTEQFHQVGNAVPPYLAYKIAKVVYELLQVETAEAVSAETVSKAGLTATE from the coding sequence ATGTCTTTCCCAATTATTGATTTATTTGCAGGTCCTGGTGGACTGGCCGAGGGTTTCAGCTCATTGACAGATGCTGACAGAGAGCGTGTTTTCAAGATTAAATTGTCAATTGAGAAAGATTATTATGCTCATCAGACCCTTACACTCCGTTCCTTCGTAAGACAATTTCCTTTGGGGGAATTGCCAGGTGAATATTATGATTTTTTAGAGGGGAAGATTGAAATAGATAGCCTATACAAGAAGTTCCCTGAAGAATATCATGAAGCCTCTAACGAGGCCTGGCTTGCCACTTTGGGACAAACGCCTGAGACAGAGATAGACCAACGCATAACTAATTTAGTTGGAAATGAAGAACACTGGGTACTTATAGGAGGTCCTCCTTGTCAGGCATATTCTAGCGCCGGAAGATCGAGGGTCGGTGGTATCCACAAAGATGATCATCGTGTTTACCTTTATAAGGAATACCTGCGTATTATCGCCCGGCATCATCCTGCCGTTTTTGTGATGGAAAATGTCGAAGGCCTGCTCTCAGCAAAACTGGATGGTGAGAAAATTTTTGGATGGATACTGCGGGATTTAAGGGATCCTGCTTCTGTTTTTGGCGATCACAATTCACCAGGATATAGAATTTATTCACTTGTTACCGATGATGTACAAAATGATGTAGACTATCTGATTAAAGCGGAGGACTATGGTGTTCCACAAAAAAGGCATCGTGTTATACTATTGGGAGTGAGAGAAAACATTCTTACCAGGCCAGGTATACTGACTCCGACAGATGAAGTGGGTTTAAGATCGATTATCGGTATGCTACCTAAAATAAGAAGCGGGATGAACAGGACCTTTACCCACAGCGTTCTTGTTCCAAAAGAAGATGGAGGATTAAAAAAGAAGCGGTTTTATACTAAAGCAGAAGATTCTCCCGGGAATTGGGCGGAACTTACGTCAAATATCCGTACCGAGATTGGAAAGTTGCTTAATGTTGAGGCTGATGTTGATCCGGCAGTAATTCCTTTAAACATAGGATCTGCTTATCTGCCATGCAATCAACAATTGATTAATCCGGGCCACCCTCTTGCAAGTTGGTACTCAGATTCTAAAATGACTGGTGTCACCCAGCATGAATCAAGAGGACATTTAACTCAGGATTTGAAAAGATATCTCTTCGCTGCATTATTTACGGTAAAATTCAACAAATTTCCGAAAATGAAGGATTATAAGCTGTTTGATGAAGAACTGCTTCCTGACCATGACAGCGCGGACTCCGGAAATTTTACGGATAGATTCAGGGTACAGGTTCCAGACCGCCCTGCGACAACGGTAACCAGCCATATCAGTAAGGATGGACATTATTTCATTCATTACGACCATATTCAATGTCGAAGTTTAACCGTTCGGGAAGCTGCGAGAATTCAGACTTTTCCAGATAATTACTGGTTTTGTGGAGGTCGCACTGAACAATTCCATCAGGTTGGAAACGCAGTTCCACCGTACCTGGCATATAAAATAGCAAAAGTTGTATATGAACTGCTTCAGGTAGAAACAGCTGAAGCTGTAAGTGCTGAAACAGTAAGTAAGGCGGGCTTAACTGCTACGGAATAA
- a CDS encoding PD-(D/E)XK motif protein, whose amino-acid sequence MSIINTSYLEEKWNSISKEDIRGYRIQRISPESKLGINIGLNHRVERCLILELPKDTNLVFFNRERQNLSIYHLREQGYIVIELLDQFFNDLFCDLIVSLYQRIQGIEDVEECSMELVASFNKWSEFLTDQSGRLLSVDDVKGLWGELFILRSLLNDSESSLVDETLGAWQGPYDRGHDFVLTDKNIEVKTRDASRIDISISSEYQLEPEFGKNLELLVLNVLVDTILGQSLLELVEDIRESIQIRSGDSSILLKALAQKGLNMRNIESYPGKYLAVSETVYDCMHGDFPKLNRNSIPSAINNLCYNIRTTGLDQFIIRQILY is encoded by the coding sequence ATGAGCATAATTAATACATCATATCTGGAGGAAAAATGGAACTCCATTAGCAAAGAAGATATTAGGGGTTACCGGATTCAACGGATCAGTCCCGAAAGCAAATTGGGTATCAATATTGGGTTGAACCATAGGGTGGAGCGTTGCCTGATATTGGAGCTGCCAAAGGATACCAATCTGGTATTCTTCAATCGGGAAAGGCAAAACCTTTCGATCTACCATCTTCGCGAACAGGGTTATATTGTAATTGAACTGCTGGACCAGTTCTTCAACGATCTTTTCTGCGACCTTATCGTTTCGCTATATCAGCGTATCCAGGGAATTGAGGACGTAGAGGAATGTTCGATGGAACTGGTGGCCTCATTTAATAAATGGAGTGAGTTCCTTACCGATCAAAGTGGTCGACTGTTATCGGTTGATGACGTAAAGGGCCTTTGGGGAGAACTTTTTATACTCCGCTCGTTATTGAATGACTCCGAATCTTCATTGGTAGACGAAACGCTTGGGGCTTGGCAAGGCCCATATGATAGAGGTCACGACTTCGTGCTTACTGACAAGAATATAGAGGTCAAGACCCGCGATGCATCGAGGATCGACATCAGTATATCAAGCGAATATCAACTCGAACCTGAATTTGGAAAGAACCTTGAGCTACTAGTGCTGAACGTTCTCGTAGATACGATATTAGGACAAAGCTTGTTGGAACTTGTCGAGGATATCCGGGAATCCATACAAATAAGATCGGGAGATAGTTCAATCCTGTTGAAGGCACTTGCACAAAAAGGACTCAATATGCGCAATATTGAAAGTTACCCTGGCAAATATCTGGCTGTAAGCGAAACTGTTTATGACTGTATGCATGGGGACTTCCCAAAGCTGAACCGGAACAGTATACCATCAGCGATCAACAATTTGTGTTATAATATCAGGACCACTGGCCTGGATCAATTCATCATTAGACAAATTCTTTATTAA
- a CDS encoding AIPR family protein, translating to MIDSEDWQETYYSFAAEKIKINGYMVNESGERLQLFILNEDSVNLAATENDMAISQKSYYENHFSRAVKFVKRAINRNLEDTQDSSPANVLINQLSSGDILNQFDVVEIFLVSATATMEMRGNDPKPKKFDFENEEFSVSYAQGREQLKKKMLIIRRLIDLNFLLDVMISQGNREILTIEFGNVFGAPLSAIKAASEANFESYLCVIPATNLAELYRLHSTRLLEKNVRSFLDYKNDANRGMLATMKKDPSKFIAFNNGLTITATASDTSQQSGITLIHSLTDFQIVNGGQTTASIYFGKKANVDISKVFITAKINVVKEVAEQELNAFIKEISLYSNTQNKVTTVDLDSQNPQLIKLKAMTMSVVTPSGKKWFFDRARGEYSTMLKKSGNRNRLEKEFEDRRFSKEDLGKYYTAWGAQPYMVKKGGIKVFKFFITALCGDGEKRKPVDIDRTFYEELIAKIILFDRLNKIHGIGKRAIGQLRSAVVPYAISILYAHTDGGKSDLYFDLSRIWKSEGLEEDLADFMEELMRLTNELIKKYADSDDVGENSKKKELWDRVCSSTEIQMFMSKKTSIHILGKYTISTEERKKLSKRNKKIVDFKYLSDNVSIFTNGIAFYDRILVAMNDNLSTVDLVKLSAIKSAIAKREDLSQKHINFEQELTRTIGNEHPEVFEYRPVEEDLIWKNSFEFILKVYNNALENNAEVSVEFKKIEEMAKHKGIKYYSVFVQIGEALNKGQLPTMQQLWYASHILELKGSAHIL from the coding sequence TTGATTGACTCTGAAGATTGGCAGGAGACCTACTACAGCTTTGCAGCAGAAAAGATCAAGATCAACGGTTATATGGTCAACGAATCCGGGGAAAGGCTACAGCTCTTTATCCTCAACGAAGATTCGGTCAACCTTGCTGCCACAGAAAACGATATGGCGATTAGCCAAAAGAGCTATTATGAGAATCATTTTTCAAGAGCAGTGAAGTTTGTTAAAAGAGCTATTAACCGTAACCTGGAGGATACTCAGGATTCAAGCCCGGCTAACGTACTCATCAATCAGCTTTCCTCGGGCGATATTCTCAACCAATTTGATGTAGTGGAGATATTTTTGGTATCGGCGACGGCCACTATGGAGATGCGGGGGAATGATCCCAAGCCTAAGAAATTCGACTTTGAAAACGAAGAATTCTCCGTGTCCTACGCCCAAGGTCGGGAACAGCTGAAAAAAAAGATGCTGATTATCAGACGGCTTATCGACCTGAATTTTCTCCTGGACGTCATGATCTCTCAAGGTAATAGGGAGATATTGACCATTGAGTTCGGAAATGTATTTGGTGCCCCCCTTTCTGCAATCAAGGCGGCGAGTGAAGCCAATTTTGAATCCTATCTTTGTGTGATACCTGCTACCAACCTTGCCGAACTCTATCGACTTCATAGTACGCGCCTGCTGGAAAAGAATGTAAGATCATTCCTTGATTATAAGAATGACGCCAATAGGGGAATGCTGGCGACGATGAAAAAAGACCCCTCGAAATTTATTGCCTTTAACAACGGTTTGACAATTACCGCTACCGCCTCTGATACGAGCCAACAGAGTGGCATTACTCTAATTCATTCGCTAACAGATTTCCAGATCGTTAACGGTGGACAGACCACGGCTTCCATCTACTTTGGCAAAAAGGCCAATGTTGATATTAGCAAGGTATTCATCACTGCAAAAATTAACGTAGTAAAGGAAGTAGCCGAACAGGAGCTGAATGCCTTTATCAAGGAGATCAGTCTCTATTCCAATACCCAAAATAAAGTAACCACCGTAGACTTGGACTCTCAAAACCCTCAGCTTATAAAGTTGAAGGCTATGACCATGAGTGTAGTCACCCCAAGTGGTAAAAAGTGGTTCTTCGACCGCGCCAGGGGAGAGTATAGCACTATGCTAAAAAAATCGGGTAACCGAAACAGATTGGAGAAGGAATTTGAGGACAGGCGCTTTTCGAAGGAGGACTTGGGAAAATATTATACTGCATGGGGCGCTCAGCCATATATGGTCAAAAAGGGTGGAATAAAGGTCTTCAAGTTCTTTATTACTGCTTTATGTGGTGATGGCGAAAAGCGAAAGCCAGTTGATATCGATAGAACGTTCTACGAGGAGCTTATCGCCAAGATCATTCTTTTTGACCGTTTAAATAAGATCCATGGAATAGGAAAGAGGGCCATCGGTCAGCTTCGCTCTGCTGTTGTTCCATATGCAATTTCTATATTATATGCCCATACCGATGGAGGAAAATCTGATTTGTATTTTGATCTTTCCAGGATATGGAAGTCAGAGGGACTTGAGGAAGACCTCGCGGATTTCATGGAGGAACTAATGCGGCTGACTAATGAGCTTATTAAGAAATACGCGGATAGCGATGATGTTGGGGAAAACTCCAAAAAGAAAGAGCTATGGGACCGCGTATGTTCAAGTACCGAAATACAGATGTTTATGTCCAAAAAGACCAGTATACATATACTTGGAAAATATACAATATCCACTGAAGAGAGGAAAAAGCTTTCAAAGCGCAACAAAAAGATCGTAGATTTCAAGTACCTATCCGACAATGTTTCAATCTTTACCAATGGTATTGCTTTCTATGATCGTATTCTGGTCGCAATGAATGACAATCTGAGTACAGTTGACCTGGTAAAACTTAGTGCTATTAAATCAGCTATTGCCAAACGGGAAGACCTTTCACAAAAACACATAAATTTTGAACAGGAGCTTACACGAACCATTGGGAACGAGCATCCTGAGGTGTTTGAGTACAGGCCTGTGGAAGAGGACCTGATCTGGAAGAATAGCTTTGAGTTTATCCTCAAAGTGTATAATAATGCTCTCGAGAACAATGCAGAAGTAAGTGTTGAGTTCAAGAAAATAGAAGAAATGGCTAAGCACAAGGGCATCAAATATTATTCCGTATTTGTACAGATTGGAGAGGCGTTAAATAAGGGGCAATTGCCGACTATGCAACAACTATGGTACGCTTCACATATCCTCGAACTAAAAGGTTCCGCACATATTTTGTAA